TTTTTTTCACAAGCCAGCAAGATCCAAGCAGGGCATAACCGCAAATGAGGGTCATGCCGCAGAAAAGCGTAAAAGGACTTAGCCAGTCGAAATGATCTCCAGCATATTGAAAGGTTGCATAATGATCGCCTGAGATTTTCACGCCTTCAATAAAAGCCCCAAGCACAACCCCTTGTGAAAAGGTGGCAACAATGGATCCAATTGAGAAAGACAGATTCCATATGTACTTGTGTTTTGTGGCTTTTGCGTGGAATTCAAAGGCAACGCCTCTGAAGACAAGAGCTAAAAGCATGATCATAATGGGCATATAAAAAGCAGGCAATAAAACAGAATAGGCAACAGGAAAGGCAGCGAGAAGCCCTCCGCCGCCAAGGACAAGCCATGTTTCATTTCCATCCCATATAGGCGCAATTGTATTGATCATGCGTCTGCGGTCTGCTTCGCTTGGTGCAAAGAGAAAAAGAATGCCAATACCCAAATCAAATCCATCGAGAAGGACATAGAAAGTAACAGCCGTTGCGATGATCAGCGCAAGGATTAAAGGTAAGTGTGGGGCAATTGTGTCAAACATGGTCAGGTTCCTTTTATCCTTTGATAATATGGCCAAAAGATGTTTTGGGATATTGGAATTGCGTATCTTCCATTAAATCAGGTCCTTTGCCAATTGTTTTGAACATGTAGATCAAAAAGGCAATAAACAGGGCTGTATAGACAATGATGAAGAGAGATAAAGAAATCAAGACTTTTTCACCTGAGACAGGTGAGATGCTGTCAGCTGTTCTAACAAGTCCGTAAACAACATAGGGTTGACGCCCCATTTCAGTAACACACCATCCTGCAATTGTTGCAACAAAGCCAAGGGGTGAAACACAGACGAGCAAGAAATGGTAGAATTTATTTTCAAAGAGGCGACCTCTGATCCTAAGCCATGTGCCCCAGAGAGCCATGACTAAAAAGATAACCCCAATGCCCACCATAATGCGGAAGCTGAAAAAAACAGGAGCCACAGGTGGCCAGTCTTTTTGAGGGATCATATTGAGTCCTTCAACTTCGCCATCAAGTTCATGAGTGAGTAAGAGGCTGGCGCCTTTCTCGATTGAGATTTTATAATCAGTTTTTTTGTTCTGTTGATCTGGGATGCCAAATAAAACAAGGTCTGCTCCCATTTCTGTTTCCCATATGGCTTCGATCGCTGCAATTTTCATGGGTTGATGTTCTTTTGTATTCAGGCCATGAGCATCACCAAGAAAGATCTGTACAGGAACGGCGATCAGCACAACCCATAAGATCATAGAGAGGCTGTTGCGAGAAAAACGAGGATGTATATTTTTCAAAAGATAAAAGCCAGCAATGCCAGCCATCACAAATGAGGCTGTGATAATAGAGGCTAGAATCATATGAAAATAACGATATGAGAAAGAAGGGTTGAAAATGATTTGCAGCCAATTTTCAGCAAAGAAAATACCATTTTCATCAATTGTGTGACCTTGAGGGGTTTGCATCCAGCTGTTTGCAGAGAGAATCCAGAAAGCAGAAATGAGCGTGCCAACAGATACCATGAGCGTTGCAAAGAAGTGAAGCTTAGGGCCAACCTTGTTCCAGCCAAAAAGCATAATGCCTAAAAAACCAGC
This window of the Alphaproteobacteria bacterium genome carries:
- the cydB gene encoding cytochrome d ubiquinol oxidase subunit II yields the protein MAPHLPLILALIIATAVTFYVLLDGFDLGIGILFLFAPSEADRRRMINTIAPIWDGNETWLVLGGGGLLAAFPVAYSVLLPAFYMPIMIMLLALVFRGVAFEFHAKATKHKYIWNLSFSIGSIVATFSQGVVLGAFIEGVKISGDHYATFQYAGDHFDWLSPFTLFCGMTLICGYALLGSCWLVKKTEGPLQKWAGSMGRLLLFVVSIFIGGVSILTPIQEPEIYRRWFEANHFVMLLPVPIITFYCICRCWISLGNSMIGKGKDYAPYLYTSAIFILSFFGLGISFWPYLVPYQITIWQAAAAPNSQFFILIGVVLILPVILLYTGFVYKVFWGKTTDDMHHY
- a CDS encoding cytochrome ubiquinol oxidase subunit I, which codes for MLLDPVILSRIQFAFTIGFHIFFPTLTIGLSLYLVYMEWKWLRTQSLVYLQQYKFWIQVFALAFGIGVVSGVVMAYQFGTNFSSFIVKTGNVIGPLLSFEVLSAFFLEAGFLGIMLFGWNKVGPKLHFFATLMVSVGTLISAFWILSANSWMQTPQGHTIDENGIFFAENWLQIIFNPSFSYRYFHMILASIITASFVMAGIAGFYLLKNIHPRFSRNSLSMILWVVLIAVPVQIFLGDAHGLNTKEHQPMKIAAIEAIWETEMGADLVLFGIPDQQNKKTDYKISIEKGASLLLTHELDGEVEGLNMIPQKDWPPVAPVFFSFRIMVGIGVIFLVMALWGTWLRIRGRLFENKFYHFLLVCVSPLGFVATIAGWCVTEMGRQPYVVYGLVRTADSISPVSGEKVLISLSLFIIVYTALFIAFLIYMFKTIGKGPDLMEDTQFQYPKTSFGHIIKG